The sequence GCCCTGGGCGGGCTGAGGGGTGAGGCCGGGCGGCTCCGCACTTCGGTGCGGGGTCGCTTTCGGTTGTGGTCTCGTTCGTGGTCTTGTGCGTGGCGGGGATTGATATCTAATATTTTAGTTGTGGAGATCATTCAGCCTGTGCCGCGCACCCTGCTTCGGGATCAGGCTTACGCGTCGATCCGGGACGCCATCGTGGCCGGCGAGATCGAGCCCGGTGCCGTCGTGCGCGACGCCGATCTCGCCGAGCGGCTCGGGCTGTCCCGGGCGCCGGTGCGGGAGGCCTTCGCGCGGCTCGTCGACGAAGGACTGCTGGAGAGCAAGCCGCAGAGCTATACGCGGGTGACCGCGGTGGTCGCCTCCGATGTGCGGGACGCGGCTGCCGTGGTCGGGGCCATGCACGAGCTGGCCGTGCGGGTTGCCGTGCCGCGGCTGAGCGGGGCGGACGTGAACGCCATGCGGTCGGCCAACGCTCGGTTCGCGCACGCCGTGCGTTCGGGGGATGTGGACGCCGCCCTGCGGGCCGACGACGAACTGCACGACGTTCTGGTGCGGGTCAGTGGCAACCGGGCGGCGGCTTCCACTGTTGCGCGGTACACCCCGTTGATTCGGCGGCTGGAGCGGCGGCGCTTCGGTGAGGGGGGCAACTGCCGATCAGCCGGGTTGCACGAGCGGCTCATCGAGGCGTGTGCGGATGGTGATGTGGACGGGGCTGTTCGGGTCACCGCGGAGATCTGGCGGGGGCTCGAAGGGCTTGTCGACCTTGACTGATACGGCTGCTGGTTCTGGAGGATCCATGTCCCTGGACTCGTTCGAGCGCTATCCCCTTCTGTTCGGGCCTTCGCCCGTGCATCCCTTGGAGCGGCTGACCGCGCATCTTGGCGGGGCCTCCCTCTGGGCCAAGCGGGAGGACTGCAACTCCGGTGTCGCGTACGGGGGCAACAAGACCCGCAAACTGGAGTACCTCGTCGCGGACGCCCTCGCCAAAGGGTGCGACACGCTCGTGTCGATCGGCGGGGTGCAGTCCAACCACACCCGGCAGGTCGCCGCCTGTGCCGCTCGGGCAGGACTCAAGTGCGTGCTGGTGCAGGAGAGTTGGGTGGACTGGCCCGACTCCGTGTACGACAAGGTCGGCAACATCCTGATCAGCCGGCTTGCCGGGGCCGATGTGCGGCTCGTGCGGGCCGGGTTCGGGATCGGGTTCAAGGAGAGCTG is a genomic window of Streptomyces sp. NBC_00414 containing:
- a CDS encoding GntR family transcriptional regulator; the protein is MEIIQPVPRTLLRDQAYASIRDAIVAGEIEPGAVVRDADLAERLGLSRAPVREAFARLVDEGLLESKPQSYTRVTAVVASDVRDAAAVVGAMHELAVRVAVPRLSGADVNAMRSANARFAHAVRSGDVDAALRADDELHDVLVRVSGNRAAASTVARYTPLIRRLERRRFGEGGNCRSAGLHERLIEACADGDVDGAVRVTAEIWRGLEGLVDLD